One genomic segment of uncultured Desulfobacter sp. includes these proteins:
- a CDS encoding putative quinol monooxygenase → MISVIASIYVKDGQLNKFIEIFKSNMPAVFEEKGCIEYIPTVDMPTELPPQELNDTAVTIIEKWRSVEDLKAHLSSPHMLEYKEKTKDLVESITLKVLKEV, encoded by the coding sequence ATGATAAGCGTGATTGCATCAATTTATGTTAAAGACGGTCAATTAAACAAGTTTATTGAAATTTTTAAATCCAATATGCCTGCTGTTTTTGAGGAAAAAGGATGTATTGAATATATCCCGACTGTTGACATGCCAACAGAGCTGCCCCCACAGGAATTGAATGACACTGCGGTTACCATCATTGAAAAATGGCGCAGTGTAGAAGATTTAAAGGCGCATTTATCATCTCCGCATATGCTCGAATATAAAGAAAAAACCAAAGACCTTGTTGAATCAATAACTCTTAAGGTATTGAAAGAAGTATAA
- a CDS encoding diguanylate cyclase, whose protein sequence is MSIRNRILVFAVLVTAIPSLCMGLLLQNMLQTTLEEKVKQKFADSAQIMEQEISLWLKKRVYDLTVFSNASIVSEAVTAYLKTSEERVDDSKKRCPNIKILETYLSTLQHQFKGYVRIFVLSRTGSVIVASENGGGDRPFPFPDDYIEQISDRQWFKGNAYIDSRDKSPLILIGVPLFLDQLYEYETLLAIEVRLTGLLPLLDPVKFGGSGDWTYESLVDIKTGRQFLYGRGAKKVLNEIYPALTADSQTLREYTNSRGERLMGLVVPFRELEWGLFIAENYKKAFSGLIHARHRNIIIICCFGVLMGLVAYLLTRQIIVPLSALTRGAERVAEGDLNVHLPVRRNDEIGFATTVFNDMVAKLKLSQARLEQLATIDPLTGLNNRKRVMSILRDHYEYYRRYETEFSVLMLDVDHFKVVNDTYGHQAGDMVLKQVAELFNENLRNVDSAGRYGGEEFLVILAESGVDESIQAAERIRKAVAGHIFIYEEQEIQVRISVGIGRIHKQDGDEQNVVRRADMALYRAKSEGRNRVVYQADSDQ, encoded by the coding sequence TTGAGTATCAGGAACCGGATTCTTGTTTTTGCGGTATTGGTTACGGCCATACCGTCTTTATGCATGGGGCTTTTGCTCCAGAATATGCTGCAAACGACACTGGAAGAAAAGGTTAAGCAAAAGTTTGCCGACTCTGCGCAGATCATGGAACAGGAAATCTCCCTATGGCTTAAAAAGCGGGTTTATGATCTGACTGTGTTCTCCAACGCGTCCATTGTATCGGAAGCGGTTACGGCTTATCTTAAAACGTCTGAAGAAAGGGTGGATGACAGTAAAAAACGGTGCCCAAATATCAAAATACTTGAAACCTACCTCAGTACACTGCAGCATCAATTTAAAGGTTATGTTCGGATTTTTGTTCTTTCCAGGACCGGTTCTGTTATCGTCGCTTCTGAAAACGGCGGTGGTGACCGGCCGTTTCCCTTTCCTGATGATTACATCGAGCAGATTTCAGACAGACAATGGTTCAAGGGAAACGCGTATATTGATTCAAGGGATAAGTCGCCCCTTATTCTGATCGGCGTTCCTCTTTTTCTGGATCAACTTTATGAATATGAAACATTGCTGGCGATTGAAGTCAGACTCACCGGATTACTACCTTTATTGGATCCGGTGAAATTTGGAGGCTCTGGTGACTGGACCTATGAATCCCTTGTGGATATAAAAACAGGTCGGCAGTTTCTATATGGCAGGGGGGCCAAAAAAGTTCTCAACGAGATCTATCCGGCATTGACTGCTGACAGTCAAACGCTTCGTGAATATACCAACAGCAGGGGTGAGCGCTTAATGGGGCTGGTGGTCCCGTTTCGAGAACTGGAATGGGGGCTTTTTATTGCGGAAAATTATAAAAAGGCTTTCTCCGGGCTGATCCATGCCCGTCATCGGAATATTATTATTATCTGCTGCTTTGGTGTTCTTATGGGTCTTGTGGCTTATCTGCTGACACGGCAGATCATTGTGCCATTGTCGGCTTTGACCAGAGGGGCTGAAAGGGTAGCTGAAGGTGATCTGAATGTCCATCTTCCAGTACGCCGCAACGATGAAATTGGGTTTGCAACCACTGTTTTTAATGACATGGTCGCCAAATTGAAGCTCAGCCAGGCAAGACTGGAGCAACTGGCGACAATTGACCCCCTGACGGGTTTGAATAACAGAAAACGGGTGATGAGTATCCTGCGTGATCACTATGAATATTACCGTCGATATGAAACAGAGTTTTCCGTATTAATGCTTGACGTGGATCACTTTAAAGTTGTTAATGATACATATGGGCACCAGGCCGGGGATATGGTGTTAAAACAGGTGGCGGAACTTTTTAATGAAAATTTGCGTAATGTCGACTCTGCCGGCCGGTACGGCGGAGAGGAATTTCTCGTGATCCTTGCAGAGTCCGGGGTGGATGAGTCCATCCAGGCGGCCGAACGTATCAGAAAAGCCGTTGCAGGCCATATATTTATTTATGAAGAGCAGGAAATCCAGGTCCGTATTTCCGTTGGTATCGGCAGAATCCATAAACAGGACGGAGATGAACAAAACGTCGTCCGTCGAGCCGATATGGCACTCTACCGGGCCAAGAGTGAAGGACGAAACCGGGTTGTTTACCAGGCTGATAGTGATCAATAA
- a CDS encoding SH3 domain-containing protein, which translates to MKKNVPVADDSRVRQLKKIEKTEKKNTIVDDSRIRQLEKKNAELTSKLAEQKMLSKKLQQKLLIKHKKTDACRQANQKLIKELLQSKAKLATRGSKLEAATLIAEATAVISNVEEKPLNGPQKIIWEKALENLKESKHQLAERNYESSAYLSREAMAQAKGIDIGDDSSNTGPAEKEIFFSTPLQMNLFTTGNLRKGPSIKAGVKKVLQEGSKVIAFGYKQDWVKVKLADTAETGWIHLSLFY; encoded by the coding sequence ATGAAAAAAAACGTACCGGTCGCCGATGATTCACGGGTCCGCCAATTGAAGAAGATAGAAAAAACAGAGAAAAAAAATACGATCGTTGATGATTCACGGATTCGCCAATTAGAGAAGAAAAATGCAGAGCTGACCAGCAAGTTGGCTGAGCAGAAAATGCTTTCAAAGAAATTACAACAAAAATTGCTCATAAAGCACAAAAAAACCGATGCCTGCCGGCAGGCGAACCAAAAACTGATCAAAGAACTATTGCAAAGCAAGGCTAAACTGGCGACCCGGGGGAGCAAACTGGAAGCGGCCACCCTTATCGCCGAGGCCACGGCCGTCATCAGTAATGTGGAAGAAAAGCCCTTGAATGGGCCGCAGAAAATTATCTGGGAAAAGGCATTAGAAAACCTGAAAGAAAGTAAACATCAACTGGCAGAAAGAAACTATGAAAGTTCGGCCTACTTGTCCAGAGAAGCGATGGCGCAGGCAAAAGGCATCGATATAGGTGATGATAGCAGCAACACCGGTCCCGCGGAAAAAGAAATTTTTTTTTCAACGCCCTTGCAGATGAATTTGTTTACAACCGGGAATCTCCGGAAAGGTCCGTCTATAAAAGCTGGGGTCAAAAAAGTACTTCAGGAAGGAAGCAAAGTTATTGCCTTCGGGTATAAACAAGATTGGGTGAAAGTCAAATTAGCAGATACTGCCGAAACCGGCTGGATCCATCTATCCCTTTTTTATTAA